In Gammaproteobacteria bacterium, one DNA window encodes the following:
- the greA gene encoding transcription elongation factor GreA produces the protein MSTIPLTVAGAEALRKELHEMKTIHRPAVIAAIAEARSHGDLSENAEYDAAKEKQGFIEGRIAELESKLSSAQIINPALINADGACVFGATVELEDLQSGETVTYQIVGDDEADIKSGKISISSPISRALIGKYAGDIAEVQAPGGIREYEILDVKYI, from the coding sequence ATGAGTACGATTCCCTTAACGGTGGCGGGAGCCGAAGCACTACGCAAAGAATTGCACGAAATGAAAACCATCCATCGCCCCGCCGTCATCGCGGCGATTGCTGAGGCGCGTTCTCACGGCGATCTTTCCGAAAATGCGGAATACGATGCCGCCAAAGAAAAACAGGGTTTTATTGAGGGCCGCATCGCCGAACTGGAAAGCAAACTTTCCAGCGCTCAGATCATCAATCCGGCATTGATTAATGCGGACGGCGCTTGTGTTTTTGGCGCCACGGTCGAATTGGAAGATTTACAAAGTGGTGAAACCGTCACCTATCAAATCGTCGGCGACGACGAAGCCGACATCAAGAGCGGAAAAATTTCCATCAGTTCGCCGATTTCGCGCGCTCTAATCGGTAAGTACGCGGGAGATATTGCCGAAGTTCAAGCGCCTGGCGGGATACGGGAATATGAAATACTGGATGTCAAATATATCTAA
- the yhbY gene encoding ribosome assembly RNA-binding protein YhbY translates to MLTLSIAQRRELKGRAHALNPVVMIGKSGLSSAVIEELERGLASHELIKIKVQVDDRVTRNALFEEICEKLSAAPVQHIGKVFVIYRPKPEETGKKTERSSLKKKREPFRTKPSVQD, encoded by the coding sequence ATGTTAACACTGTCTATTGCGCAGCGGCGTGAACTGAAAGGGCGAGCGCACGCGCTCAATCCGGTTGTGATGATTGGGAAGTCTGGATTATCCTCAGCTGTTATCGAAGAATTGGAGCGCGGGCTTGCAAGCCATGAACTGATTAAGATTAAAGTTCAAGTCGATGATCGAGTGACGAGGAATGCACTTTTCGAGGAAATCTGTGAGAAGCTGAGCGCTGCGCCGGTGCAGCATATCGGTAAAGTTTTTGTTATTTATCGCCCTAAGCCTGAAGAGACTGGTAAAAAAACCGAACGTTCTTCTCTTAAAAAGAAGCGCGAGCCGTTCCGAACCAAACCCAGTGTTCAGGACTGA
- a CDS encoding PstS family phosphate ABC transporter substrate-binding protein, with amino-acid sequence MLTSFNFRIFLTTALLSAAVTTGSALASPIVKIDGSSTVFPITEAVAEDFQIAKRGAVRVTVGISGTGGGFKKFCRNEIDIVNASRPITQLEMEACKETGVQYIEMPIAFDALTVVANPKNTWSKTITVEELKKIWEPSAQGTITNWNQINPDWPDKKIKLYGPGADSGTFEYFTEAVVGKAKSSRGDFTASEDDNVLVQGVASDIYALGFFGFAYYIENSKKISAVAIDNGSGGVLPSTASVENNSYKPLSRPIFIYVNAKSADKAEVTEFINFYMQNATELVKEVKYFPLSKEVYNLNLEHLNKKKLGTVFKGTGANIKLEDILKLESSL; translated from the coding sequence ATGTTGACCTCGTTTAACTTCAGAATATTTCTTACCACTGCGCTGCTCAGTGCGGCCGTCACCACGGGAAGCGCCCTTGCCAGTCCGATCGTAAAAATCGACGGTTCCAGTACCGTTTTTCCCATTACCGAAGCAGTCGCCGAAGACTTTCAAATCGCCAAGCGCGGTGCAGTTCGTGTCACCGTAGGCATTTCCGGCACAGGCGGCGGCTTCAAGAAATTCTGCCGCAATGAAATCGATATCGTCAATGCCTCGCGTCCCATCACGCAGCTGGAAATGGAAGCCTGCAAGGAAACAGGCGTGCAATATATTGAAATGCCGATCGCATTTGATGCTTTGACCGTCGTTGCTAATCCCAAAAATACCTGGAGCAAAACCATCACCGTCGAGGAACTGAAAAAAATCTGGGAACCGAGCGCGCAAGGTACAATCACCAATTGGAATCAAATCAACCCCGACTGGCCGGACAAAAAAATTAAACTCTACGGTCCCGGCGCTGATTCCGGCACATTCGAATACTTCACCGAAGCCGTCGTCGGCAAAGCCAAGTCAAGCCGCGGCGATTTCACCGCTTCTGAAGACGACAACGTACTGGTACAAGGCGTTGCCAGCGACATTTACGCACTGGGATTCTTCGGTTTCGCGTATTACATCGAAAATAGCAAAAAAATTAGCGCCGTTGCAATCGACAATGGCAGTGGCGGTGTGCTGCCGTCGACTGCGAGTGTGGAAAACAACAGCTACAAACCGTTATCGCGTCCGATATTTATTTACGTGAATGCCAAATCAGCAGACAAAGCGGAAGTTACGGAATTTATTAATTTCTACATGCAGAATGCCACGGAACTGGTAAAAGAAGTGAAATACTTTCCGCTCTCCAAAGAAGTTTACAATCTCAACCTCGAACACTTGAACAAGAAAAAGCTGGGTACGGTATTCAAAGGAACGGGAGCGAACATAAAACTGGAAGACATACTTAAATTAGAGTCCAGTTTGTAG
- the glmM gene encoding phosphoglucosamine mutase: protein MTKKYFGTDGIRGRVGKEPITPDFILHLGYSAGKVLAAADWHLMQGKRPTVLIGKDTRVSGYMLESALEAGLCAAGVDVILSGPMPTPAIAYLIRALRLQAGIVISASHNLFEDNGVKFFSAEGRKLPDEIERKIESGIHTPIETKPSAQLGKVQRIDDAAGRYIEFCKSTFPYHLDLRGLRIVVDCAHGAAYHIAGHVMHELGADVVTIGVQPNGLNINLECGATHCETLQKAVKQHHADLGIALDGDGDRLMMVDKKGQIYDGDQLIYIIAKHRLQKKALTGGVVGTLMTNLAIEAQFKKMNIPFLRANVGDRYVLELLQEKGWQLGGENSGHIICMDKHTTGDGIISALQVLYALRDTDKTLAELMRGVSLYPQRLINVKTPKPFNFSANKAIQAVRAEAETDLNDKGRVLIRASGTEPLIRVMVEGESKHKINHWAERIAETIQTASNS from the coding sequence TTGACTAAAAAATATTTTGGCACTGATGGCATCCGCGGGCGTGTCGGCAAAGAACCCATTACGCCGGATTTCATTCTGCATTTAGGCTATTCAGCCGGTAAAGTTCTCGCAGCTGCCGATTGGCATCTGATGCAAGGCAAGCGCCCGACCGTTCTGATCGGTAAGGATACCCGGGTATCGGGTTATATGCTCGAATCCGCTCTGGAAGCAGGATTATGCGCCGCCGGTGTGGATGTCATTCTATCCGGGCCGATGCCGACTCCGGCCATCGCTTACCTGATTCGCGCTCTGCGGCTGCAAGCCGGCATCGTGATCTCGGCATCGCACAATCTGTTCGAGGATAACGGCGTCAAATTCTTTTCCGCCGAAGGTAGAAAATTACCCGATGAAATAGAGCGTAAAATCGAAAGCGGTATTCATACGCCGATTGAAACCAAGCCTTCGGCGCAATTAGGAAAAGTACAGCGTATTGACGATGCTGCCGGCCGCTATATCGAATTTTGCAAAAGCACTTTCCCCTACCACCTTGACCTGCGCGGACTACGCATCGTCGTTGATTGCGCGCACGGCGCCGCCTATCATATCGCCGGTCACGTCATGCACGAATTGGGCGCGGATGTCGTCACCATTGGCGTGCAACCCAATGGACTGAATATCAACCTTGAGTGCGGCGCTACACATTGCGAGACGTTGCAGAAAGCAGTCAAACAGCATCATGCAGATTTAGGTATTGCATTGGATGGCGACGGCGACCGGCTCATGATGGTCGACAAAAAAGGCCAAATTTATGATGGCGATCAACTGATCTATATCATCGCCAAGCACCGTCTGCAGAAAAAAGCGCTGACCGGTGGCGTTGTCGGAACCTTGATGACCAATCTGGCGATCGAAGCGCAGTTCAAGAAAATGAACATTCCGTTTCTCCGTGCCAACGTTGGTGATCGCTACGTGCTGGAACTGCTGCAAGAAAAAGGATGGCAGCTCGGCGGTGAAAATTCCGGACATATCATTTGCATGGACAAACACACCACGGGCGACGGCATTATCTCCGCCCTGCAAGTACTGTACGCTTTACGCGATACGGATAAAACTCTGGCCGAGCTCATGCGCGGCGTCTCACTGTACCCGCAGCGCCTGATCAACGTAAAAACTCCCAAACCCTTTAATTTCAGCGCCAATAAAGCGATCCAAGCCGTACGCGCAGAAGCCGAAACCGATCTGAATGACAAAGGACGCGTGCTGATTCGCGCATCGGGCACGGAACCGCTGATCCGCGTTATGGTGGAAGGTGAATCGAAGCATAAAATCAACCACTGGGCCGAGCGTATCGCGGAAACTATCCAGACAGCCAGCAATTCCTGA
- the carB gene encoding carbamoyl-phosphate synthase large subunit — MPKRTDIQSILIIGAGPIIIGQACEFDYSGVQACKALREEGYRIILVNSNPATIMTDPEMADATYIEPITWTMIEKIIEIERPQALLPTMGGQTALNCALDLVKHGVLEKYGVELIGASREAIDMAEDREKFKQAMTRIGLGSARSAVAHSLEEAMQVQAMLGYPVIIRPSFTMGGSGGGIAYNREEFLDICERGLKTSPTKELLIEESVIGWKEYEMEVVRDKNDNCIIVCSIENLDPMGVHTGDSITVAPAQTLTDKEYQLMRNASIAVLREIGVETGGSNVQFAINPDNGRMLVIEMNPRVSRSSALASKATGFPIAKIAAKLAVGYTLNELGNDITGGITPASFEPTIDYVVTKVPRFAFEKFPQTNDRLTTQMKSVGEVMAIGRTFQESLQKALRGMETGVDGLDEKTDNLETIHTELANPGPDRLWYIADAFRCQLSLEEVHQLTHIDPWFLAQIEDLVKQEQALTGVALETLDRPALRKLKRSGFSDRRLAKLLNAGQSAVRTHRHQLNLHPVYKRVDTCAAEFATSTAYMYSTYEDECESNPSSKKKIMVLGGGPNRIGQGIEFDYCCVHAALALREDGFETIMVNCNPETVSTDYDTSDRLYFEPLTLEDVLEIVAVEKPDGVIVQYGGQTPLKLARDLEANGVPIIGTSPDMIDCAEDRERFQKMLHQLGLRQPPNRTARNPEAALIAAEEIGYPLVVRPSYVLGGRAMEIVHEKADLERYMREAVKVSNDSPVLLDHFLTNATEVDVDAIYDGETVLIGGIMEHIEQAGVHSGDSACSLPTFNLSLETLDELRRQTAEMARALHVVGLMNVQFAIQDDTVYVLEVNPRASRTVPFISKATGLQLAKIAARCMTGNSLIAQNITEEVIPAYYSVKEAVFPFIKLPGVDTILGPEMKSTGEVMGMGTTFAEAFVKSQLATDVRLPASGKIFISVRQSDKPHAVEIARNLAGLGFTLYATRGTAAAINEAGIDVIVINKVAEGRPHIVDMIKNGEISLIINTVKNQRSAIRDSYSIRHAALQAKVTYYTTLAGARAACVGITNRRELQAYNLQKLHVQLKA; from the coding sequence ATGCCTAAACGTACCGACATTCAGTCCATCCTCATCATCGGTGCCGGCCCGATCATCATCGGCCAGGCTTGCGAATTTGATTATTCCGGCGTGCAAGCCTGCAAAGCCTTGCGCGAAGAAGGCTATCGCATCATTCTGGTGAATTCGAATCCCGCCACCATCATGACTGACCCGGAAATGGCCGATGCGACGTATATCGAGCCGATCACCTGGACCATGATCGAGAAAATCATCGAAATTGAACGGCCGCAGGCGTTGCTGCCTACAATGGGCGGACAAACGGCGCTTAACTGCGCGCTCGACTTGGTCAAACATGGGGTGCTGGAAAAATACGGCGTCGAGCTCATCGGCGCTTCGCGCGAAGCCATCGACATGGCCGAAGACCGAGAAAAATTCAAGCAGGCGATGACCCGTATCGGCCTGGGTTCGGCGCGCTCAGCCGTGGCGCACAGCTTGGAGGAAGCCATGCAGGTGCAAGCCATGCTGGGTTATCCGGTCATTATCCGCCCTTCGTTTACGATGGGTGGCAGCGGTGGCGGCATTGCTTACAATCGCGAAGAGTTTCTCGACATTTGCGAACGCGGATTGAAAACCTCTCCCACCAAGGAATTACTGATCGAAGAATCCGTGATCGGCTGGAAAGAGTATGAAATGGAAGTGGTGCGGGACAAAAATGACAACTGCATCATTGTCTGCTCGATCGAAAATCTCGATCCGATGGGTGTTCACACCGGCGACTCGATCACCGTTGCACCGGCGCAAACACTCACCGACAAAGAATATCAACTGATGCGTAATGCATCGATCGCCGTGTTGCGGGAAATCGGTGTGGAAACCGGCGGTTCCAATGTGCAGTTTGCCATCAACCCGGACAACGGCCGCATGCTGGTGATCGAGATGAACCCGCGCGTGTCGCGCTCTTCCGCACTGGCTTCGAAAGCAACCGGTTTTCCCATTGCCAAAATTGCCGCCAAGCTTGCCGTCGGCTATACCCTGAACGAGTTGGGCAACGACATTACCGGCGGCATTACGCCGGCATCGTTCGAGCCGACCATTGATTACGTCGTCACCAAAGTGCCGCGCTTTGCCTTTGAAAAATTCCCGCAAACCAACGACCGCCTGACCACACAAATGAAATCGGTCGGCGAAGTCATGGCGATCGGCCGCACCTTTCAGGAATCGCTGCAAAAAGCCTTGCGCGGAATGGAAACCGGCGTTGACGGCTTGGACGAAAAAACCGATAACCTGGAAACCATTCACACCGAACTGGCCAATCCCGGCCCGGACCGGTTGTGGTACATCGCCGATGCGTTCCGCTGTCAACTGTCGCTGGAAGAAGTGCATCAATTGACGCATATCGATCCTTGGTTTCTGGCGCAAATCGAGGATTTGGTCAAACAGGAACAAGCACTGACCGGCGTCGCGCTGGAAACGCTGGATCGTCCGGCGCTGCGTAAACTGAAACGCAGCGGTTTTTCCGACCGGCGCTTGGCCAAACTGCTCAACGCCGGACAAAGCGCGGTTCGCACACACCGGCATCAGCTCAATCTACACCCGGTCTATAAACGGGTCGATACCTGTGCGGCCGAGTTTGCAACCAGCACCGCGTATATGTATTCGACGTACGAAGACGAGTGCGAATCCAATCCATCCAGCAAAAAGAAAATCATGGTGCTGGGCGGCGGCCCTAACCGCATCGGGCAAGGCATCGAATTCGACTACTGTTGCGTGCATGCAGCATTGGCGCTGCGGGAAGATGGTTTTGAAACCATCATGGTGAACTGCAACCCGGAAACGGTTTCGACCGACTACGACACATCCGATCGTTTGTATTTCGAGCCGCTGACGCTGGAAGACGTACTCGAAATCGTGGCGGTGGAAAAACCCGATGGGGTAATCGTGCAATATGGTGGGCAAACGCCGCTCAAGCTGGCGCGCGATCTGGAAGCCAATGGTGTACCGATTATCGGCACCAGTCCAGATATGATCGATTGCGCCGAGGATCGCGAGCGCTTCCAGAAAATGCTGCATCAGCTTGGCCTGAGACAACCGCCTAACCGTACCGCCCGTAATCCCGAAGCGGCTCTGATCGCCGCCGAGGAAATCGGTTACCCGCTGGTGGTGCGGCCCAGTTACGTGCTGGGCGGGCGCGCTATGGAGATCGTGCATGAGAAAGCCGATCTGGAACGTTACATGCGTGAAGCCGTCAAGGTTTCCAACGATTCCCCGGTTTTGCTGGATCATTTTCTGACCAACGCCACGGAAGTCGATGTCGACGCCATTTACGACGGGGAAACAGTGCTGATTGGCGGCATCATGGAACACATCGAACAAGCCGGCGTACATTCCGGCGACTCCGCGTGTTCGCTGCCGACTTTTAATTTGTCACTGGAAACCCTGGATGAATTACGGCGCCAAACCGCCGAAATGGCGCGTGCGCTGCATGTCGTCGGACTAATGAACGTGCAGTTCGCGATTCAGGACGATACGGTATACGTCCTCGAGGTCAATCCCCGGGCATCCCGCACGGTACCCTTCATTTCCAAGGCAACCGGTTTGCAGCTGGCCAAAATCGCAGCGCGTTGCATGACGGGTAATAGCCTGATTGCTCAGAACATTACCGAAGAAGTGATACCGGCTTATTACTCGGTCAAAGAAGCAGTCTTCCCCTTCATCAAGCTTCCCGGTGTGGATACGATACTGGGACCGGAAATGAAGTCGACCGGCGAAGTCATGGGAATGGGCACTACTTTTGCCGAAGCGTTTGTCAAATCGCAACTGGCAACCGATGTCCGCTTGCCCGCATCGGGTAAAATTTTTATCAGTGTGCGGCAATCCGACAAGCCGCATGCGGTTGAAATCGCACGCAATTTGGCCGGACTCGGCTTTACCCTTTACGCCACGCGCGGCACCGCCGCCGCCATAAACGAAGCAGGCATCGATGTCATCGTCATTAATAAGGTAGCGGAAGGCCGCCCGCACATTGTCGATATGATCAAAAACGGAGAGATCAGCCTGATTATCAATACGGTAAAAAACCAGCGCAGCGCGATAAGGGATTCTTATTCGATCCGTCATGCCGCGCTTCAGGCAAAAGTGACTTACTATACGACGTTAGCGGGCGCTCGCGCGGCCTGTGTCGGCATTACCAATAGACGCGAACTGCAAGCGTATAATTTGCAGAAACTGCATGTGCAACTCAAGGCATAA
- a CDS encoding RlmE family RNA methyltransferase yields MKRAKTSKAWMKEHVNDFFVKQAKKEGYRSRAAYKLLEIADRDRLLKPGMIVVDLGAAPGSWSQVASQKIGHKGKVIALDILEMAPLPGVEFIQDDFREERALLELRKHLGEHQPDLVISDMAPNMSGIVVSDQARSMYLAELALAFSIENLNYGGNFLVKVFQGRDFDSFIRDMRAGFSNVLVRKPEASRNRSNELYLVGLGKKQ; encoded by the coding sequence ATGAAACGGGCTAAAACCAGTAAAGCTTGGATGAAAGAGCATGTCAACGATTTTTTCGTCAAGCAAGCCAAAAAAGAGGGCTATCGATCGCGTGCCGCGTATAAGCTGCTGGAGATAGCCGATCGGGATCGCTTATTAAAGCCAGGCATGATTGTTGTCGATTTAGGCGCTGCCCCCGGCAGCTGGTCTCAAGTCGCCAGCCAAAAAATAGGTCACAAAGGAAAAGTCATTGCGCTGGATATTCTGGAAATGGCGCCATTACCCGGTGTGGAATTTATTCAGGATGATTTTAGAGAAGAGCGCGCTTTGCTGGAATTAAGAAAGCACTTGGGGGAACATCAACCGGATCTTGTTATTTCCGACATGGCGCCCAACATGAGCGGTATTGTTGTCAGCGATCAGGCCAGAAGCATGTATTTGGCTGAATTAGCACTGGCATTCTCGATAGAGAATCTGAACTATGGCGGAAATTTCCTAGTCAAAGTTTTCCAGGGCAGGGATTTTGATTCGTTTATCCGTGACATGCGTGCCGGGTTTAGCAACGTACTGGTAAGAAAGCCGGAAGCCTCGAGAAATCGCAGTAATGAGTTATATCTGGTAGGTCTTGGAAAAAAGCAATAA
- a CDS encoding ATP-dependent metallopeptidase FtsH/Yme1/Tma family protein: MNNLIKNMAIWLVIALVLMTVFNQFSVRQPAQVPMEYSQFISELNQGRIAKVVIEGRTLKGTKSDGRRFTTYAPSDPWMVSDLLKAGVIVEAKPEEEPSMLMSIFISWFPMLLLIAVWIFFMRQMQGGGRSGGAFSFGKSKARMLDKSANTVTFNDVAGCEEAKEEVAELVEFLRDPSKFQKLGGRIPRGVLMVGSPGTGKTLLARAIAGEAQVPFFSISGSDFVEMFVGVGASRVRDMFEQAKKHAPCIIFIDEIDAVGRQRGAGLGGGNDEREQTLNQLLVEMDGFEGAMGVIVIAATNRPDVLDPALLRPGRFDRQVTVPLPDIRGREQILHVHMRKVPLAPDVKAEILARGTPGMSGADLANLVNEAALFAARSNKRLVDMEDFERAKDKIFMGAERRSVVMPEHERRNTAYHESGHAVVAQLLPKTDPVHKVTIIPRGRALGVTMQLPTEDRFSMEREEILQRISVMFGGRIAEEVFMHQMTTGASNDFERATELARQMVTQWGMSDKLGPMVYGENEGEVFLGRSVTTHKNMSEKTMQTVDAEVRRIVDEQYAIARKLIEENKDKIEAMTQALLEWETIDSDQINDIMDGRPPRPPKPPQSMSSTKASEEPAAAVKTDGGKEPAAPQEIAKEAD, translated from the coding sequence TTGAATAACTTAATTAAAAACATGGCCATTTGGCTGGTAATTGCACTTGTGTTGATGACCGTATTTAATCAATTCAGCGTACGTCAACCGGCGCAAGTACCGATGGAATATTCCCAATTCATTTCAGAATTGAATCAAGGCAGAATTGCCAAGGTTGTGATTGAAGGCCGTACCCTGAAAGGTACCAAGTCTGACGGCAGACGATTTACAACTTATGCGCCGTCCGATCCTTGGATGGTCAGCGATTTGCTCAAAGCCGGCGTCATTGTTGAAGCCAAACCGGAAGAAGAACCGTCCATGCTGATGAGCATTTTCATCTCATGGTTCCCAATGCTGTTACTGATTGCGGTATGGATTTTCTTCATGCGGCAAATGCAAGGTGGCGGGCGTAGTGGCGGCGCGTTTTCATTCGGCAAAAGCAAGGCACGTATGCTGGATAAATCGGCCAACACCGTTACTTTCAACGATGTTGCGGGTTGCGAGGAAGCCAAGGAAGAAGTGGCGGAACTGGTTGAATTCCTGCGTGACCCGTCAAAATTCCAAAAACTGGGCGGACGGATCCCACGCGGTGTTTTGATGGTCGGTAGTCCGGGCACAGGTAAAACATTGTTGGCACGTGCAATCGCAGGTGAAGCGCAAGTGCCCTTCTTCAGCATATCCGGTTCGGATTTCGTTGAAATGTTTGTCGGTGTGGGTGCCTCCCGGGTACGTGATATGTTCGAGCAAGCCAAAAAACATGCGCCGTGCATCATTTTCATCGATGAGATTGATGCGGTAGGTCGCCAACGGGGTGCCGGACTGGGTGGTGGAAACGATGAACGGGAACAAACACTCAATCAGTTGCTGGTGGAAATGGACGGCTTTGAAGGCGCCATGGGCGTAATCGTAATCGCAGCGACCAACCGTCCTGACGTATTGGATCCGGCATTGTTGCGGCCGGGCCGTTTCGATCGTCAAGTAACCGTACCGTTGCCTGATATCCGCGGACGCGAACAAATTCTGCATGTTCACATGCGGAAAGTACCTTTAGCGCCTGATGTCAAAGCAGAGATCCTGGCGCGCGGCACACCCGGTATGTCGGGTGCTGATTTGGCTAACTTGGTCAATGAAGCAGCGTTGTTTGCCGCACGCAGTAACAAGCGTTTGGTCGACATGGAAGATTTTGAGCGCGCCAAGGACAAAATCTTCATGGGCGCGGAACGCCGTTCAGTGGTCATGCCGGAACACGAACGCCGCAATACCGCTTACCATGAATCAGGTCATGCGGTAGTGGCTCAATTACTGCCAAAAACCGATCCCGTGCACAAAGTAACGATTATTCCGCGTGGCCGTGCATTAGGTGTAACGATGCAATTACCGACGGAAGACCGTTTCAGTATGGAACGTGAAGAAATTCTCCAAAGAATTTCCGTGATGTTCGGCGGCCGTATCGCGGAAGAAGTTTTCATGCATCAAATGACCACGGGCGCATCCAACGATTTTGAGCGCGCCACCGAATTGGCGCGGCAAATGGTTACCCAATGGGGGATGTCTGACAAACTTGGACCGATGGTTTATGGTGAAAATGAAGGCGAGGTTTTTCTCGGCCGTTCAGTAACCACGCATAAAAATATGAGTGAAAAAACGATGCAAACTGTTGATGCAGAAGTTCGCCGCATTGTGGATGAACAGTATGCGATTGCTCGCAAACTCATTGAAGAAAACAAAGATAAGATTGAAGCTATGACACAGGCTTTATTGGAATGGGAAACGATCGATAGCGATCAAATCAACGATATTATGGACGGCCGTCCGCCACGTCCGCCTAAACCACCGCAATCCATGTCTTCTACAAAAGCAAGTGAAGAACCTGCTGCAGCGGTAAAAACGGATGGTGGCAAAGAGCCTGCAGCACCGCAAGAAATCGCTAAAGAAGCAGATTAA
- the folP gene encoding dihydropteroate synthase has protein sequence MIVSRSYFCNSFNRIVSSSHQNLIHSSNRPLIMAIINVTPDSFSDGGHYFSTQRAIAHAKNLIEEGADILDIGGESTRPGSQQVSIDEELKRVIPVLEALANTQIPLSIDTSKPAVMKHAIAAGAFMINDVNALRNPGALEAVAQSNHVQVCLMHMQGTPQTMQANPQYHDIIQEVKDFLQHRIQAATAAGIAKDRLVIDPGFGFGKTLQHNFTLLNRLDQLLDLGVPLLAGISRKSMLGAITGNSVDRRIHESIAAALLAVVKGAKIVRVHDVKATKEALAIHNAMKNCTAPETNTSTSNRN, from the coding sequence ATGATCGTATCCCGTTCTTATTTCTGCAACTCCTTTAACCGCATCGTGTCCTCATCGCACCAAAACCTTATTCATTCAAGCAATCGCCCATTGATCATGGCAATCATCAATGTCACACCCGATTCTTTTTCGGATGGCGGGCACTATTTTTCAACGCAACGAGCGATTGCACATGCTAAAAACTTGATCGAAGAAGGTGCCGATATTTTGGATATCGGCGGAGAATCAACGCGCCCGGGGAGTCAACAAGTCAGCATCGACGAAGAACTAAAACGCGTTATCCCCGTACTGGAAGCCCTAGCCAATACTCAAATCCCTCTATCGATCGACACTTCCAAACCTGCAGTGATGAAACACGCCATAGCTGCAGGCGCTTTCATGATCAATGACGTCAATGCATTGCGCAACCCCGGTGCATTGGAAGCTGTCGCGCAAAGCAATCATGTGCAGGTCTGTTTAATGCATATGCAAGGCACACCGCAGACCATGCAAGCAAACCCGCAGTACCACGATATCATCCAAGAAGTGAAAGACTTCCTGCAGCACCGTATCCAAGCGGCAACAGCAGCCGGTATAGCGAAAGACCGATTGGTTATCGATCCCGGCTTTGGTTTCGGCAAAACACTTCAGCACAATTTCACCTTGTTAAATCGGCTGGATCAGTTGCTCGATCTCGGTGTTCCCCTGCTCGCAGGCATATCGCGCAAATCCATGCTCGGGGCGATTACCGGAAACAGCGTGGATCGCCGCATTCATGAAAGTATCGCAGCAGCCTTGCTTGCAGTGGTCAAAGGTGCCAAAATTGTGCGTGTGCACGATGTTAAGGCAACCAAGGAAGCACTCGCCATCCACAATGCCATGAAAAACTGTACTGCACCAGAAACCAACACATCTACTTCTAATCGCAATTAA